The following proteins are encoded in a genomic region of Gossypium hirsutum isolate 1008001.06 chromosome D05, Gossypium_hirsutum_v2.1, whole genome shotgun sequence:
- the LOC121216794 gene encoding uncharacterized protein encodes MRGGLVPSCGVVCFQKLGQPQTNSNSAEVFVKEICYPHSYLFVTEMLHLAMDKAVELGLIEGFQDVILGQNFTNLQFADGTVLFLRAYEKEVTFYEGEIRSTYKITLP; translated from the exons ATGCGTGGAGGCCTGGTTCCCAGCTGCGGCGTGGTCTGTTTCCAGAAACtag GTCAACCACAAACGAATTCAAATTCTGCAGAGGTCTTCGTCAAAGAGATCTGCTATCCCCATTCTTATTTATTTGTGACGGAAATGCTTCATTTGGCAATGGATAAAGCTGTGGAGTTGGGGCTAATTGAAGGCTTTCAAGATGTTATTCTTGGACAGAATTTTACTAATTTACAATTTGCGGACGGCACTGTACTATTCTTAAGAGCATATGAAAAAGAG gTTACATTTTATGAAGGGGAGATCAGATCAACTTACAAAATCACACTACCCTGA